A genomic region of Pseudomonas migulae contains the following coding sequences:
- the hemN gene encoding oxygen-independent coproporphyrinogen III oxidase produces MLDAIRWDTDLIRRYDLAGPRYTSYPTAVQFDGHVGTFDLFHALRESRKALRPLSLYVHVPFCANICYYCACNKVITKDRGRALPYLQRLEQEIQLIACHLDPAQKVEQLHFGGGTPTFLSHDELRQLMAQLRKSFNLLDDDSGDYGIEIDPREADWSTMGLLRELGFNRVSIGLQDLDPAVQRAVNRLQSLEETRAVIDAARTLQFRSINIDLIYGLPRQTPDNFARTVEEVINLQPDRLSVFNYAHLPERFMPQRRINSDELPTPAQKLEMLQRTIEQLTAAGYRYIGMDHFALPDDELAIAQEESTLQRNFQGYTTHGHCDLIGLGVSAISQIGDLYCQNSSDLNQYQNALASTQLATNRGLLCNADDRVRRAVIQQLICSFNVEFAEIEQAFNIDFRGYFGELWPQLQGMAEDGLIELNNDRINVLPAGRLLVRSVCMVFDAYLDQQNRQRFSRVI; encoded by the coding sequence ATGCTCGACGCCATTCGTTGGGATACCGATCTGATCCGCCGCTATGACCTGGCGGGACCGCGCTACACCTCCTACCCGACTGCCGTGCAGTTCGACGGTCATGTCGGCACCTTCGACCTGTTTCATGCGCTGCGGGAAAGCCGCAAGGCCTTGCGTCCGTTATCGCTCTACGTGCACGTGCCGTTCTGCGCGAACATTTGCTACTACTGCGCCTGCAACAAAGTCATCACCAAGGACCGCGGCCGTGCCCTGCCCTACCTGCAACGCCTGGAGCAGGAAATCCAGCTGATCGCCTGTCACCTCGACCCGGCGCAGAAGGTCGAGCAACTGCACTTCGGCGGCGGCACGCCAACCTTTCTCAGCCATGACGAATTGCGCCAGCTCATGGCCCAGTTGCGCAAAAGCTTCAATCTGCTGGACGACGATAGCGGCGACTACGGCATCGAGATCGACCCGCGCGAAGCCGACTGGTCGACCATGGGCCTGCTCCGCGAGCTGGGTTTCAATCGCGTCAGCATCGGTTTGCAGGATCTCGACCCGGCCGTGCAACGGGCGGTGAATCGCCTGCAAAGCCTGGAAGAAACCCGGGCAGTGATCGACGCTGCACGAACCCTGCAATTCCGTTCGATCAACATTGACCTGATCTATGGCCTGCCCAGACAGACACCGGACAATTTCGCCCGTACCGTCGAAGAAGTGATCAACCTGCAACCGGACCGGTTGTCGGTGTTCAACTACGCGCACTTGCCGGAGCGCTTCATGCCGCAACGGCGAATCAACAGCGACGAGTTGCCAACCCCGGCGCAGAAACTGGAGATGCTCCAGCGCACCATCGAACAACTGACCGCCGCCGGCTATCGCTACATCGGCATGGACCACTTCGCCCTGCCCGACGATGAACTGGCGATTGCCCAGGAAGAATCAACCCTGCAACGCAACTTCCAGGGCTACACCACCCACGGTCATTGCGATCTGATCGGGCTGGGCGTCTCGGCCATCAGCCAGATCGGCGACCTGTACTGCCAGAACAGCAGCGACCTGAACCAGTACCAGAACGCCCTGGCCTCCACGCAACTGGCGACCAACCGCGGCCTGCTGTGCAACGCCGATGACCGCGTGCGGCGGGCAGTGATTCAGCAGTTGATTTGCAGCTTCAACGTTGAATTCGCCGAGATCGAGCAGGCGTTCAACATAGATTTTCGCGGTTACTTCGGCGAGTTGTGGCCGCAGTTGCAGGGTATGGCCGAGGACGGATTGATTGAACTGAACAATGACCGGATCAACGTACTGCCCGCCGGACGATTGCTGGTGCGTTCGGTGTGCATGGTGTTCGATGCCTACCTGGATCAAC
- the ccoS gene encoding cbb3-type cytochrome oxidase assembly protein CcoS has protein sequence MPALYVMIPAALLIVAIAVYIFFWAVDSGQYDDLDGPAHSILFDDQDPNHTAAVDEAGGHPVKPDDKAPPHV, from the coding sequence ATGCCAGCTCTCTACGTGATGATCCCGGCCGCGCTGCTGATCGTGGCCATCGCGGTGTACATTTTCTTCTGGGCGGTCGACAGCGGTCAGTACGATGACCTCGACGGCCCGGCCCACAGCATCCTGTTCGACGACCAGGACCCGAATCACACCGCGGCGGTCGATGAGGCCGGTGGCCATCCGGTCAAACCGGACGACAAGGCGCCCCCGCATGTTTGA
- a CDS encoding sulfite exporter TauE/SafE family protein, translating into MFELAPLLVSAVILGLLGGGHCLGMCGGLMGALTLAIPKEQRSRRFRLLLAYNLGRILSYATAGLLIGLAGWAVANSPAAMFMRILAGLLLIAMGLYLAGWWSGLTRIESLGRGLWRHIQPVANKLLPVSSLPRALLLGALWGWLPCGLVYSTLLWSASQGNALDSALLMLAFGLGTWPVLLATGLAAERVTALLRKRYVRMTGGLLVMLFGIWTLPGPHQHWLMGH; encoded by the coding sequence ATGTTTGAGCTGGCGCCACTGCTGGTGTCTGCGGTGATCCTCGGCCTGCTCGGCGGCGGTCATTGCCTGGGCATGTGCGGCGGCTTGATGGGCGCGTTGACCCTGGCGATTCCCAAGGAACAACGCAGTCGACGCTTTCGATTGCTGCTGGCCTACAACCTCGGGCGAATTCTCAGCTACGCCACCGCCGGCCTGCTGATCGGCCTGGCGGGCTGGGCGGTGGCTAACAGCCCGGCGGCGATGTTCATGCGCATCCTCGCCGGATTGCTGCTGATTGCCATGGGGCTTTATCTCGCCGGCTGGTGGAGCGGACTGACCCGCATCGAGAGCCTCGGGCGCGGTCTGTGGCGGCATATCCAGCCAGTCGCGAACAAACTGCTGCCGGTGTCGAGCCTTCCCCGCGCCCTGTTGCTCGGCGCGCTCTGGGGCTGGCTGCCCTGCGGGCTGGTTTACAGCACGCTGCTGTGGTCGGCGAGCCAGGGCAATGCGCTCGATAGTGCGTTGCTGATGCTCGCGTTCGGCCTCGGCACCTGGCCGGTGTTGCTCGCCACCGGGCTGGCGGCCGAGCGCGTCACGGCGCTCTTGCGCAAGCGGTATGTGCGGATGACGGGAGGGTTGCTGGTGATGTTGTTTGGCATCTGGACCTTGCCGGGGCCGCATCAGCATTGGCTGATGGGGCATTAG